Genomic window (Deltaproteobacteria bacterium):
CGGCATGGGGCGAAAGGAGGTGACCGGAATGTGGTTGATGCGGATAAACGGCAGATAGGCGAAAAACAAACCGGAACCGATTCCGAATGCCAGGGATTCATTGATGTCGATACCGTAGTAACGAAGAAGGTTTGCCGTGGAACCGTTTTCACAGTGGGCGGATTGATTGTGCCGAAAATCAATAGTCATGCGTCACCGTTATGGCGTGAATACCCGTGGACAGGTTCATCCTGTTTTCCTCTTGGTAAGGCAGCGGTCACATCAGGACAACATATCAGTTCTTCTTTCGATATGCTGAATGCTTCCGCATATTTTTCTAATGTTGCCGCATCCAATTTCCGGAAATTCTCCGGGTTCAAGTGCGCCTTGATTTTTCGTTTCGGGATTGCGGTGTAGGCGGAAAGCAATTTGATGTCGAACATGCAGCGTGCCATGTAAAAGGCCAGAGGACTTGCATGCCCTGCCTTGATTTGGGCCAAGGCTTCCTTCGCTTCTTCATCAATTTGCTCCCATGCCTGAATCAGGGCGGTGTTTTTCGGTTCCCATCCCGAACTCAGCACTTGAACATAGTCACCCTTTTCATCCACTGCGTAGCAGACCTCACGGGTCTTTCCTTCCAACAGATTCTCATCGTCCTGTGGGACCTGTTCTCGTTTCATGTCAACATACCGTTAGATGCATATAAATATAGGAAAATCGGGCACTTTCGGGAATCATGGCGAGGATTGTCATCCCCGGATCGAGCTCGCCCGAATGGAATAATTCTTCCAGCATCAAATAGATGGAGGCGCTGCCGATATTTCCCACCCGTGACAAATTCGTGAACCACTTTTCCTGGGGAATTGATATCCCCTGTTTCTTCATTTCAGATTCCAGGGGTTTTCGGAAATACTCCGAGGAGATATGGGGCAGAAAATAGTCGATTCCAGCAACCTGTAAACCATGTTTTTTGAGGGATGCGTCAAGGCTTTCCGTTGCCAGGCGGATAACATGTTTTTCCAAGAGGGCAACCTCCTGTTTGATGGAAAATACCGAATTGAAAAACCACTGTTCGGGAGAAAGTGATTTCCAGCTGACCATGGCGCCGGTGGGACTTCGGTCGAGGCCGGCGTACATGCAGGTATCGATTCTGTCGGCGAAAGAGTAGCTGTCGATCCAATCAATCCGGAGGGAAATAGAATCACCGCCGGTCGGCTTGTTTCGGAGCAGGGCCGCGCCGGCACCGTCGGAGAGCATCCAGCGGAGAAAGTCCTTTTCGAAGGCCAGAATTGGCTTTGCTTCCAGGCGGACAGGATAAGCCATTTCACCTTGAAAATGACGTGCATGCAAGAGCGGAGAGACCAGTTCTGAACCTGTGCAAACCGCGCTTTCGCTGTTACCGCTCATGATGGATAACATGCCGTACTTCATGGCGTACATCCCTGAGCAACACACGCCTGCTGTGGAGATGACTTCACCGGCGGGACAGCCTAAAACGCCCTGCACCATGACCGCATGAGAGGGTAGGAACTGGTCCGGTATTGACGTGCCGCAGCAAAGCAGTTCAATGTCTTCGGTATCAAAGGACGAATCCAGCAACCCCTTGACGGCGGCCGCCGTCAAGGCCGCATTGCTATGGGTTAGACGACCTTGTTCATCGATTGCGTAGTAACGGTTTTTGATGCCGTTTTGTCTTAAAACAATCCGTCGGCTGCGCGATGATTTGCCGTTGATGACTCCGAGTATTTTCTCCATTTCCTCGTTCGGAATCGGTTCGTTCGGTAAGAACTTTGCCAATTTTGTGATATAAGCTTTTTCTGTCATCGATACCCGTTTCGTCGTTTATGAAATCGATTGAAAACCAGCCCCAGCAAGGAATTCACCGGGGAAACGATTGCGAGGGCCAAAATCAGCTCCACGAAAAAGATATTCAACAACCTCTTTCTAACCCGGGGACGCTTGGTAATCGCATTGGCCCAGAGAAAAAAAATCTTCTTAGCACGATTTTCCAGCCTCGCCAATGAAACATTTATCTCGGTCTCGCCGAATGTTAGGGGTATTTCATCAGCTTCGACCATGCGTTCCTGTTCGAGCAAGGGTGTGATGGCATTTGCGTATTTTTCGGCGGCGGCAATATCGCTCTCGGACACACCCGGTGGTGGGAAAAGGCCCAAACAGCGGTCTTTCTTGCCCGTGAACATCCAGTAGCAGATCGTCACGGCACTGACGAGGTTGGGTGCCCGGTCGATTAGCACGATGTTGCCCCGGAGGCGTCCACCGAGATGTTCCAGCCTTTCCTTCACCCGTTCATACGATTTGATCCACATGTTGCGTGCGCCGATGACCGTCAGAACCTCGGCTCCCCGGAATAATTTTTTCGCCTCCGGACTCTGAAGGAATGTTGAGACGGGTAATGAGGGAGAAAGGTACCAGGGCTGAAAACCGAGAATAATCAAATCATATGAATCGGAATGCATTGCTTCGAACGGCGCCAACCTGATTGGCTTTTCCAGCACGCATTCGGGGAAAACCTCCAGAAAGGCGTGTCTTGTCCAGGGGAAGGGGTAAGACGTGGATGGCCGGATTTCCAGATACTCAATTGAAATCGACGGATTATCCGATATGGGCTTCACCATGGAATCCAGGATTCGCTTCAATTGACCTGTTTGGCTGTAATAAACCACCAGTATTCTTTTCATAAAAGAAACCATATTTTTTGCTTAGATCCCGAACGAAACAGAGATTTTTCCAAATAAGTACACTGACTTCGAGCGTAGAATATATAGCAAGCATGATGGACTATGTCAAAGTAAACGGTGATGGCCTGTTGCCTCATAAAAGATGTCACCCAGAGTCAATCAGGGAGAAGACTTTTTTGAGTTTTTCTTCGATGGTTTTTCTTAGCAGGAAAGGGTTGAGATTTTCAAGGTACTTGGTCATGGCGTTTTTTGTTTGTTGGAGTATGTAAGGGGATTCGATGATTCTTTGATAGGG
Coding sequences:
- a CDS encoding BtrH N-terminal domain-containing protein, with the protein product MTIDFRHNQSAHCENGSTANLLRYYGIDINESLAFGIGSGLFFAYLPFIRINHIPVTSFRPMPGMIFKRTAQTLGVKVFQKKFRDREASMAALDAALAQKTPVGLQVGVFHLAY
- a CDS encoding beta-ketoacyl-ACP synthase III, translated to MTEKAYITKLAKFLPNEPIPNEEMEKILGVINGKSSRSRRIVLRQNGIKNRYYAIDEQGRLTHSNAALTAAAVKGLLDSSFDTEDIELLCCGTSIPDQFLPSHAVMVQGVLGCPAGEVISTAGVCCSGMYAMKYGMLSIMSGNSESAVCTGSELVSPLLHARHFQGEMAYPVRLEAKPILAFEKDFLRWMLSDGAGAALLRNKPTGGDSISLRIDWIDSYSFADRIDTCMYAGLDRSPTGAMVSWKSLSPEQWFFNSVFSIKQEVALLEKHVIRLATESLDASLKKHGLQVAGIDYFLPHISSEYFRKPLESEMKKQGISIPQEKWFTNLSRVGNIGSASIYLMLEELFHSGELDPGMTILAMIPESARFSYIYMHLTVC